One Dermochelys coriacea isolate rDerCor1 chromosome 21, rDerCor1.pri.v4, whole genome shotgun sequence genomic window carries:
- the ZC3H11A gene encoding zinc finger CCCH domain-containing protein 11A isoform X4, producing MSKQGDDCYFYFYSTCTKGDGCPFRHCEAALGNETVCTLWQEGRCFRSICRFRHMEIDKKRSEIPCYWENQPVGCKKLNCAFHHNKGRYIDGLFLPPSKTVLPSMTECVEEEVKVTQISLQQNKLSVQSNPSPQLRGVMKVENSENVPSPTHPPVVINAADDDEDDDDQLSEEGDETKTPVQQPATETHNGLRIISTRKSSANSKQDNSLNFGIKTLEEIKSKKMKEKSQKQGPSGVSVYPLQSQTIPGPEKENLRTVIRTVTLSARQGEEPLIRLSLSERLGKRKPSIDESGPPQKRSLAERLGKKLESLEKTDKAPKRVQVPKSLKERLGLPAEQASTETERAAKQAGEIRVKTLEEIRLEKASQRRGEPQTKPKTEESCRTEDPNPRVKPSPTIRIKTFSEVLAEKKNRQLGEEEQLKVEEKLKAEESPTKLKTESETKKQDTTAPPIASKGQLEQSTGKAMSIGEVRIKTLEEIKQEKALRMQHSGENTLNTPPQPELTPIGRRLLRITKLTAPGREEKKLLESSVLPLSIGPADKAVEFSDESASNSTTQVKSSEEILREKRQLKPRQKEKLQKEISAVSSPGEETIEEKSPAAGSPESTVTPGATRRLTKRLTVKSEEAVMESPGTEGSVLPMKQAAQSLERKAKAKPKVNVKPSGVKTISPAKQALKRKVAESHPSAIAAVKPLSATSSDLKELPAKKAAVTNVLALPEDSPATVPGRAKSRDSPELHIGSQAASVAQSEMTSPTSSQAAVKTRRLSSTAAGKAPLSVEDDFEKLIWEISGGKLEAEIDLDAGKDEDDLLLELSEMIDS from the exons ATGTCTAAACAAGGAGATGATTGCTACTTCTATTTCTATTCCACGTGTACCAAG GGGGACGGTTGTCCCTTCCGTCACTGTGAAGCTGCACTCGGAAACGAGACTGTCTGCACACTCTGGCAGGAAGGGCGCTGCTTCAGGAGTATCTGCAGGTTTAGGCACATGGAGATTGAT AAAAAACGCAGTGAGATCCCTTGCTACTGGGAGAACCAGCCAGTTGGCTGTAAGAAATTAAATTGCGCTTTCCATCACAACAAGGGACGCTACATTGATGGACTCTTCCTGCCTCCAAGCAAAA CTGTGTTGCCAAGTATGACTGAGTGTGTAGAAGAGGAGGTGAAGGTGACCCAGATCTCGCTGCAGCAGAATAAACTATCTGTCCagtccaacccctccccccagctgcggGGGGTGATGAAAGTGGAAAACTCTGAAAATGTTCCCAGCCCCACTCATCCTCCAGTCGTAATCAATGCTGcagatgatgatgaagatgatgatg ATCAGCTTTCTGAAGAAGGAGATGAAACTAAAACACCTGTTCAGCAGCCAGCTACAGAAACCCATAATGGATTGCGGATAATTTCTACTCGGAAATCCAGTGCTAATTCAAAACAAg ATAACAGTTTGAATTTTGGAATAAAAACACTTGAAGAAATCAAGTccaaaaaaatgaaggaaaaatcacAAAAACAAG GCCCTTCTGGAGTTTCTGTTTATCCACTCCAATCCCAGACCATTCCTGGTCCGGAAAAGGAAAACCTACGGACGGTGATCAGGACTGTAACCTTATCTGCAAGGCAAG GTGAGGAGCCTCTAATTCGATTGAGTCTCTCGGAGAGACTGGGAAAACGGAAACCCTCCATAG ATGAAAGTGGCCCTCCACAGAAGCGTAGCCTTGCTGAAAGGCTTGGAAAGAAGCTTGAATCTCTGGAGAAGACTGACAAAGCACCAAAGAGAG TTCAAGTCCCCAAGTCTCTTAAGGAGAGGCTAGGATTGCCAGCTGAGCAGGCTAGCACGGAGACAG AGAGAGCTGCAAAACAAGCAGGTGAGATCCGTGTGAAAACACTAGAGGAAATCCGTCTTGAGAAAGCCAGCCAGAGACGGGGAGAACCTCAAACCAAACCCAAGACTGAAGAGTCTTGTAGAACAGAAGATCCTAATCCAAGGGTGAAACCCTCCCCAACAATTCGAATTAAAACCTTTTCTGAGGTCCTGGCTGAGAAAAAAAACAGGCAGTTGGGGGAGGAAGAGCAGCTAAAAGTGGAGGAAAAGCTAAAAGCGGAGGAAAGCCCTACCAAGCTGAAGACTGAGAGTGAGACCAAGAAGCAGGACACCACAGCTCCACCTATAGCCAGCAAAGGGCAGCTGGAGCAGTCCACAGGCAAAGCCATGTCAATAGGGGAGGTGCGCATTAAAACATTGGAGGAGATCAAGCAGGAGAAAGCCCTGAGGATGCAGCACAGTGGAGAGAACACCCTAAATACGCCACCACAACCTGAGCTTACTCCCATCGGGAGGAGATTACTGCGCATTACAAAGCTGACAG CAcctggaagagaagaaaagaagttgCTGGAGTCAAGCGTTCTGCCCCTCAGTATTGGCCCAGCAGACAAGGCTGTAGAG ttttcAGATGAAAGTGCAAGCAACTCTACAACTCAAGtgaagagttctgaagaaatACTGAGGGAGAAGCGGCAGCTGAAGCCACGGCAGAAGGAGAAGCTCCAGAAGGAAATATCTGCTGTATCATCCCCTGGAGAAGAAACGATTGAAGAGAAGAGCCCAGCGGCTGGAAGTCCTGAATCCACAGTGACACCTGGGGCAACTCGTCGGTTGACAAAGAGACTGACTGTGAAATCAGAGGAAGCTGTGATGGAAAGTCCAGGAACGGAGGGTTCAGTGCTACCAATGAAACAAGCAGCTCAGTCTCTGGAGCGAAAGGCTAAAG CCAAACCCAAGGTGAATGTGAAGCCATCAGGCGTAAAAACCATCTCCCCTGCAAAGCAGGCCCTGAAACGTAAGGTGGCTGAAAGTCATCCTTCTGCCATAGCAGCTGTGAAACCACTAAGCGCCACCAGCAGTGACTTGAAGGAGCTCCCAGCTAAAAAAGCAGCTGTG ACTAATGTTCTAGCCCTGCCAGAGGATAGTCCAGCCACTGTACCAGGGAGAGCAAAATCCAGAGACAG cCCTGAGCTGCATATAGGAAGCCAAGCGGCCTCTGTGGCTCAATCAGAGATGACAAGCCCAACCTCTTCACAGGCAGCAGTAAAGACCCGCAGGCTGAGCTCCACCGCAGCTGGGAAAGCACCCTTATCCGTAGAAGATGACTTTGAGAAGCTGATTTGGGAAATCTCTGGAGGCAAACTGGAAGCAGAGATTGATCTGGATGCAGGAAAAGATGAGGATGACCTCCTGCTTGAACTATCTGAAATGATTGACAGCTGA